From Draconibacterium halophilum, one genomic window encodes:
- a CDS encoding DUF6340 family protein, whose product MNRLILLTLLVLSTASCTVYKDYPIEIYTPGEIAYPANAENVAIVYRNFKYSSDSLVHYYKDDFRLKKARQDPKNLDSILVNLCMSELAENLKEKNAFKEIRIFPELFEPHSGQKLPALNMEMVQQLATKTNTDLVISLETYSSFYSEYSSTAEVPTKSNEVITAAVWAVYSPFEQRLIERKTMIDTIFWNGYDAQGNYQRNAKLPPRITALKIASQMVGENYSKRFFASWENVNRMYSVPPLPDFAMADEYVQKGEWDNAIMLWKRYADDSNGKMAINARYNLALAYEMKDDFDTAEKWLNAAQQIATDYNSREELKMIFEYRVLLAKRKKDIMRLNQ is encoded by the coding sequence ATGAACCGACTAATCTTATTGACTTTACTTGTGCTGAGCACAGCTTCGTGCACGGTGTACAAAGATTACCCGATAGAAATTTATACGCCCGGTGAAATTGCTTATCCGGCCAATGCCGAGAATGTTGCCATTGTGTACCGGAATTTTAAATACAGCAGCGATTCGCTGGTTCATTATTATAAAGATGATTTTCGCTTAAAAAAAGCCAGACAAGATCCGAAAAACCTCGATAGTATTTTGGTAAATCTGTGCATGAGTGAGCTGGCAGAAAACCTAAAAGAGAAAAATGCTTTTAAAGAAATAAGAATCTTTCCCGAACTTTTCGAGCCACATAGCGGCCAAAAACTGCCTGCTTTAAACATGGAAATGGTTCAGCAATTGGCTACAAAAACCAATACCGATCTTGTTATTTCCCTGGAAACTTATTCTAGTTTTTATTCTGAATACTCATCAACTGCCGAAGTGCCAACAAAATCGAACGAGGTGATTACAGCAGCCGTTTGGGCAGTTTATAGTCCGTTCGAGCAACGCCTAATTGAGCGAAAAACAATGATCGATACCATTTTCTGGAACGGTTACGATGCCCAGGGAAATTATCAGCGAAATGCAAAATTGCCACCGAGAATTACCGCGCTGAAAATCGCTTCGCAAATGGTTGGTGAAAATTATTCAAAACGTTTCTTTGCATCGTGGGAGAACGTAAACCGGATGTATTCTGTTCCGCCGTTGCCCGATTTTGCGATGGCTGATGAATACGTTCAAAAGGGCGAATGGGATAATGCCATTATGCTTTGGAAGCGATACGCTGACGATAGTAACGGGAAAATGGCCATTAACGCCCGCTACAACCTGGCACTGGCCTACGAAATGAAAGACGATTTTGATACGGCCGAAAAATGGTTGAATGCAGCTCAGCAAATCGCAACAGACTACAACAGTAGAGAAGAACTGAAAATGATTTTTGAATATCGGGTACTCCTTGCAAAAAGAAAAAAGGATATTATGCGCCTAAACCAATAG
- a CDS encoding RapZ C-terminal domain-containing protein: MNTSEKNEIIQLFESHFNEKVVRFELLPQSGSYRQYCRLGSENRTVIGATNNDVKENTAFLSFSNHFYNKGVKVPKVYAVSSDLKKYLLEDLGNTTLFEFLTKTREEEGFSENIISVYKKVLQALPKIQIIAGKEMDYSVCYPREAFDKQSMMWDLNYFKYYFLKLAKIQFDEQALEDDFQLFSNYLLSASSNYFLYRDFQSRNVMLKDDDVYFIDYQGGRLGALQYDLASLLYDGKADIPESVRTQLYNFYISELKKYMKVDEEKFSGYFKGFVLIRIMQAMGAYGFRGFYEKKEHFLKSIPYALKNLEVLLADLKLPVDLPELVGVLKQLTHSEVLKEIGQEKSNLTVRITSFSYKKGYPEDPSGNGGGHVFDCRAINNPGRYEEYKKLSGKDMAVQEFLEQKSEIRLFVDAAKVFVDQSVKVYLERGFTHLSIGFGCTGGQHRSVYSAEKIGEYLQNNYPVNVVVVHREQENWR, from the coding sequence TTGAATACTTCAGAAAAAAACGAAATAATCCAACTCTTTGAGAGTCATTTTAACGAAAAAGTTGTACGGTTTGAACTGTTGCCGCAGTCGGGATCATACCGCCAATATTGCCGTTTGGGAAGCGAAAACAGAACCGTAATCGGAGCCACAAATAACGATGTAAAAGAGAACACTGCTTTTCTTTCGTTCAGTAACCATTTTTACAACAAAGGAGTAAAAGTGCCGAAAGTGTATGCTGTTAGCTCCGATTTGAAAAAGTACTTGCTGGAAGATCTGGGCAATACCACACTTTTTGAATTTCTGACAAAAACGCGTGAAGAGGAAGGGTTTTCTGAGAATATAATTTCGGTGTACAAAAAAGTGCTTCAGGCGCTGCCAAAAATCCAGATTATCGCCGGAAAGGAAATGGATTACTCGGTTTGTTATCCGCGCGAAGCATTCGATAAACAATCGATGATGTGGGATTTGAATTATTTCAAATACTATTTTCTGAAGTTGGCAAAAATACAATTCGATGAACAGGCACTTGAAGATGATTTTCAGTTGTTTAGCAACTATTTACTGAGTGCAAGTTCCAACTATTTCCTATACCGCGATTTTCAGTCGCGCAACGTCATGTTAAAAGACGACGATGTGTATTTTATTGACTACCAGGGCGGTCGTTTGGGCGCACTGCAATACGATTTGGCTTCGTTGCTTTACGATGGCAAGGCCGATATACCTGAAAGTGTACGCACGCAACTTTATAACTTTTATATTTCGGAACTGAAGAAATATATGAAAGTTGATGAAGAGAAGTTCTCCGGTTATTTTAAAGGTTTTGTGCTGATACGAATTATGCAGGCGATGGGAGCATACGGATTTCGTGGCTTTTACGAGAAAAAAGAGCATTTCCTAAAAAGTATTCCTTACGCATTAAAAAATCTGGAAGTTTTGCTGGCCGACTTAAAATTACCGGTTGATTTGCCCGAGCTGGTTGGCGTATTAAAGCAGCTTACTCATTCCGAAGTTTTAAAAGAAATCGGGCAGGAAAAATCGAATCTTACTGTGCGAATTACAAGTTTCTCGTATAAAAAAGGTTATCCTGAAGATCCGTCGGGAAATGGTGGTGGCCATGTTTTCGATTGTCGCGCTATTAATAACCCGGGGCGCTACGAAGAGTACAAAAAGCTTAGCGGAAAAGATATGGCGGTTCAGGAATTCCTGGAGCAAAAATCGGAGATCAGGCTTTTCGTTGATGCGGCAAAAGTATTTGTCGATCAATCGGTAAAAGTATATCTCGAGCGCGGTTTTACACACCTTTCGATTGGCTTTGGTTGTACCGGAGGACAGCACCGATCGGTGTATTCTGCCGAGAAAATTGGTGAATATTTGCAAAACAATTATCCTGTGAATGTTGTTGTAGTACATCGTGAACAGGAAAATTGGAGATGA
- a CDS encoding DUF6340 family protein, producing the protein MSIFKQTNYILLVSIVLLSYACSPTKRILVEFPQKPKNEISQDVQSLLLVNRTVDGKYNDLPTDSLQKIFYQKDFNLDTTIYDLTAVDTSLKALGELLFESGRFDYVIPEDRFLNAEQNAFFTQTMSWEEAQELCDLYQTDAVLSMDLFKTRVVTELAEESIFDPNEGFFRTAVGAKMVIVYNALFRLYDPQQEKVLAREVIQDTLIWEDYALSVRNLFMDFTPVKQALTEAGIAVALDFSETIGTRWHRDYRIIFDKGSSALKKAAAFTDDANWTKAIEAWETIATGSGSKREKSKALFNLATACEIRGDLDCAIEYALESYNTAYHPITYQYLELLESRKKQQKNNTK; encoded by the coding sequence ATGAGCATATTTAAACAAACTAATTACATTCTACTTGTTAGCATTGTTCTTTTGTCGTATGCTTGCAGTCCAACTAAGCGAATTTTGGTTGAGTTTCCGCAAAAGCCCAAAAACGAAATTTCGCAGGATGTTCAAAGCCTGCTTCTGGTAAACCGAACGGTTGATGGGAAATACAATGATCTCCCAACTGATTCGCTTCAAAAAATATTTTACCAGAAGGATTTTAACCTCGATACCACTATTTACGACCTCACTGCGGTTGATACCTCATTAAAAGCATTGGGTGAATTGCTTTTCGAATCCGGAAGATTTGATTACGTAATTCCGGAAGACCGTTTTTTAAACGCTGAGCAAAATGCTTTTTTCACCCAAACGATGAGTTGGGAGGAAGCACAGGAACTTTGCGACCTTTATCAAACCGATGCCGTTTTGTCGATGGATTTGTTCAAAACACGGGTAGTAACGGAACTTGCAGAAGAATCAATTTTTGATCCGAACGAGGGATTTTTCAGAACAGCAGTTGGTGCAAAAATGGTTATCGTATATAACGCATTATTTCGCCTCTACGACCCGCAACAAGAAAAAGTTTTAGCGCGGGAAGTAATTCAGGATACACTAATTTGGGAAGATTACGCACTTAGTGTACGAAATCTTTTCATGGATTTTACACCAGTTAAACAAGCGCTAACGGAAGCAGGAATTGCCGTTGCACTAGATTTTTCCGAAACCATTGGCACCCGTTGGCACAGAGACTACCGGATAATATTCGACAAAGGAAGTTCTGCATTAAAAAAGGCTGCCGCATTTACCGATGACGCAAACTGGACCAAAGCCATTGAAGCCTGGGAAACTATTGCAACAGGCTCCGGCTCAAAGAGAGAAAAAAGCAAGGCCCTGTTTAATTTAGCCACTGCTTGCGAAATTCGGGGAGATTTAGACTGCGCTATTGAATACGCGCTTGAATCTTACAATACAGCCTATCACCCCATCACTTATCAGTACCTCGAGCTTCTTGAAAGCCGGAAAAAACAACAGAAAAACAACACGAAATGA
- a CDS encoding YdcF family protein yields MRLLRRFFVLIGIFFVVCLGFSFTEQPFWGYHWLGTSKAELKWKPKSIILLGGGGMPSQSNLMRSWYTEKAAKTFPEAKVIVAMPGLLSDSLSTPQLMKSELVLRGIPAERIAFEPKGTNTRSQALECQGVIKMQESILLVTSPEHMRRAVLAFRKVGFEKVNAVPAFENAAEADLSFTDDELGGNSRMIPDVGNNMNMRYQMWNHLKYEILIARELVALSYYKLRGWI; encoded by the coding sequence TTGAGATTACTACGAAGATTCTTTGTATTGATTGGAATTTTCTTTGTTGTTTGCCTCGGTTTTTCATTTACCGAGCAACCGTTTTGGGGCTATCACTGGCTGGGCACAAGCAAAGCAGAATTAAAATGGAAACCCAAAAGCATAATTTTACTGGGAGGCGGAGGAATGCCAAGCCAAAGCAACCTGATGCGCAGCTGGTACACCGAAAAAGCCGCAAAAACATTTCCCGAAGCCAAAGTAATTGTAGCCATGCCCGGTTTATTAAGCGACAGTTTAAGCACTCCGCAACTCATGAAATCGGAACTTGTTTTGAGAGGTATTCCCGCTGAACGGATTGCATTTGAACCCAAAGGGACAAACACCCGCTCGCAGGCTTTGGAATGCCAGGGAGTAATAAAAATGCAGGAATCCATTTTATTGGTTACTTCTCCGGAGCACATGCGACGCGCAGTTCTTGCTTTCCGCAAAGTTGGTTTTGAAAAAGTAAATGCTGTTCCTGCTTTTGAAAATGCAGCCGAAGCAGATTTGTCGTTTACCGACGATGAACTAGGCGGAAACTCAAGAATGATTCCGGATGTTGGCAACAACATGAACATGCGCTACCAAATGTGGAACCACTTAAAATATGAAATACTGATTGCCCGCGAACTGGTTGCACTCAGCTACTACAAACTTCGGGGCTGGATTTAG
- a CDS encoding M28 family peptidase produces MKYFVFAAFVFIVASCGPKYDKEITLDDIRENINYLASDSLKGRKSGEQGDLLAAQYIVEKFEAAGLELLFDDGFQEFELVTSAEIADGNQLQVNDNSYEVEEDFLPYAFSANTTVEAEVVFAGFGLEVDRDSLQWNDFEGIDVSGKWILVLQGDPDLDNPNSPYLEFSSERAKALKASDKNAAGIIFVAGTKFSEEDELSSLFFDKNNSRFSIPVIQVTREVANEILKSKGQTIKKLETEMLEQNAGLNLELSSTVKTTVNVELKETTTRNVAALLPGTDETLKDEYVVLGAHYDHLGMGGPGSGSRAIDTVAIHNGADDNASGVSTVIQLAEKLAGDKSNKRSVIFVAFGAEEMGLLGSKSFTANPPVKTDKMVGMFNFDMIGRLDEESQSLSIGGSKTSKETEQLLNDLNPGFQLALSGEGIGPSDHASFYLQDIPVFFISTGAHPDYHTPQDDAELINFEGAQKVMDYSAALVDDVVTRAKKLTFQEAGSKFQRSRGGRFKVTLGVMPDFAGVEKRGMRVDAVSKGKPAHAAGMKNGDIIIAINGKKVGNIYEYMDRLQKLEAGETISVDVLRDGKPTVLIVQL; encoded by the coding sequence ATGAAGTATTTTGTATTTGCTGCGTTTGTATTTATTGTAGCATCGTGTGGCCCCAAATACGATAAAGAGATAACGCTTGACGATATACGCGAGAATATCAATTATCTGGCTTCCGATTCACTAAAAGGCCGGAAATCAGGTGAACAGGGAGATTTGCTTGCGGCACAGTATATTGTTGAAAAATTTGAGGCAGCAGGGTTGGAGCTTTTGTTCGATGACGGGTTTCAGGAATTTGAGCTGGTAACATCAGCCGAAATTGCTGACGGAAACCAGTTGCAGGTGAATGATAATAGTTACGAAGTTGAAGAGGACTTTTTGCCTTATGCTTTTTCAGCCAATACAACAGTTGAAGCAGAAGTTGTTTTTGCCGGTTTTGGATTGGAAGTTGATCGTGATTCGTTGCAATGGAATGATTTTGAAGGAATTGATGTAAGCGGAAAATGGATTTTGGTACTTCAGGGTGATCCTGATCTTGATAATCCAAACAGTCCCTATCTCGAGTTTTCAAGCGAGCGCGCAAAAGCATTAAAGGCATCGGATAAAAATGCCGCAGGAATTATTTTTGTGGCGGGAACAAAATTCAGCGAAGAAGATGAGTTGTCGTCGTTATTTTTCGATAAAAATAATAGTCGTTTTTCTATTCCTGTTATTCAGGTAACACGCGAAGTGGCTAACGAAATATTAAAATCCAAAGGCCAGACCATTAAAAAACTGGAAACAGAAATGCTGGAACAAAATGCAGGCTTAAACCTGGAACTTTCATCAACGGTAAAAACAACCGTAAATGTTGAATTAAAAGAAACAACTACCAGAAATGTGGCTGCGCTTTTGCCCGGAACAGATGAAACCTTAAAAGATGAATACGTGGTTTTGGGTGCTCATTACGATCATTTGGGAATGGGTGGACCCGGTTCCGGATCGCGAGCTATTGACACGGTCGCTATTCACAACGGAGCAGATGATAATGCATCGGGAGTTTCTACAGTAATTCAGTTGGCAGAGAAATTGGCAGGTGATAAAAGCAATAAACGAAGTGTAATTTTTGTGGCATTTGGCGCCGAAGAAATGGGACTCTTGGGATCCAAATCTTTTACTGCAAATCCGCCGGTTAAAACGGATAAAATGGTAGGCATGTTTAATTTTGATATGATCGGACGATTAGATGAAGAAAGCCAAAGCCTGAGCATTGGCGGATCAAAAACATCAAAAGAAACAGAGCAGCTGTTGAATGATCTGAACCCCGGTTTTCAGTTGGCACTTTCGGGCGAAGGAATCGGACCATCGGATCATGCGTCGTTTTATCTGCAGGATATCCCGGTATTTTTTATTTCTACAGGTGCACATCCTGATTATCATACACCACAGGACGATGCCGAATTGATTAATTTTGAAGGCGCACAAAAAGTAATGGATTATTCCGCTGCATTGGTCGACGATGTGGTAACCCGTGCCAAAAAATTAACTTTCCAGGAAGCCGGAAGTAAATTTCAGCGCAGCAGGGGAGGACGTTTTAAAGTTACTTTGGGAGTAATGCCTGATTTTGCCGGTGTTGAGAAACGCGGAATGCGCGTTGATGCTGTGTCAAAAGGTAAACCAGCCCATGCAGCCGGAATGAAAAATGGAGATATCATTATCGCCATCAACGGGAAAAAGGTCGGTAATATATATGAGTATATGGATCGTCTGCAAAAACTGGAAGCAGGTGAAACGATTTCTGTTGATGTTTTGCGTGATGGAAAACCAACAGTTTTAATCGTTCAGTTATAA
- a CDS encoding YebC/PmpR family DNA-binding transcriptional regulator: protein MGRAFEYRRAAKEKRWDKMSRVFPKLSKKITIAAKEGGPEADLNPALRTAIMNAKAQNMPKTNIDAAIKRAAGKDAAAYIETTYEGKGPHGVLVFVEAATDNTTRTVANVKSYFNKAGGGQVPNGSLEFMFSRKAVFEFEMPEGMELEEIELELIDSGLDEIEENEGTYYAYGEYTSFSDMAHKFEELNIDVKKAELQRIPTTPVEFTEEQMEEIEKMLDRMEEDEDVQAVYTNIA from the coding sequence ATGGGAAGAGCATTTGAATACCGGAGGGCAGCGAAGGAGAAACGCTGGGATAAAATGTCGAGAGTTTTTCCGAAACTTTCGAAGAAAATAACCATTGCAGCAAAAGAAGGTGGGCCTGAAGCGGATTTAAATCCAGCTCTGCGTACGGCAATAATGAATGCCAAAGCGCAAAATATGCCCAAGACAAATATTGATGCGGCAATTAAACGTGCGGCGGGAAAAGATGCGGCGGCATATATTGAAACTACCTATGAAGGAAAAGGTCCGCACGGTGTATTGGTTTTTGTTGAGGCAGCAACCGATAACACCACCCGTACAGTAGCTAATGTTAAAAGTTATTTTAATAAAGCAGGTGGTGGTCAGGTTCCCAACGGTTCATTAGAATTTATGTTTTCGAGAAAAGCTGTTTTCGAGTTTGAAATGCCGGAAGGAATGGAGCTGGAAGAGATTGAGCTGGAGTTGATTGACTCCGGTCTTGATGAAATTGAGGAAAATGAAGGAACGTATTATGCTTATGGCGAATACACCAGTTTTAGCGACATGGCTCATAAGTTTGAAGAACTTAATATTGATGTTAAAAAAGCAGAATTACAACGTATTCCAACTACTCCGGTAGAATTTACTGAAGAACAGATGGAAGAAATTGAGAAAATGTTGGATAGAATGGAGGAGGACGAAGACGTTCAGGCTGTTTATACCAATATTGCATAG
- a CDS encoding class 1 isoprenoid biosynthesis enzyme, producing the protein MLPVQDYIDHFKEMWERSPETFPIFPNTYSAQEKLAHERNFDGFQKKLKELQNVSKVQQIKNDPAKSFFPMFRSFLETVFDFDPGHLEIILSEEFKDVSKDFFYRARAFGPELTPEDIYQGMRNVWIMNGLQLMAEKPVTITPSVFAYSMIYPYSDNLLDDPEIDTDEKLAFSERFDRRLRGVHVEAVNHTEQQLFRLISMFEEEFPRENFPEVYESLYAIQQGQTNSLKMMADNGLSNDEICNICFEKGGASVLADGYLVAGKMSSEQEQALFGYGIYLQLLDDIQDVREDSLAFTKTIFSCLEEKDLGRFVNKTIHFGRLALEEMRCFRGVKSDNFLGLMNRSIETMIVESVGLNHTWYSKTYLIEIEKVSPLHFSYLRKKRTQSKSQRFALFQKYFDSSKSKMEVS; encoded by the coding sequence ATGTTACCTGTTCAGGATTACATTGACCATTTTAAAGAAATGTGGGAGCGAAGTCCCGAGACTTTTCCGATATTCCCGAATACTTATTCTGCACAAGAAAAATTAGCTCACGAGCGCAATTTCGACGGCTTTCAGAAAAAGCTGAAAGAGCTGCAGAATGTTAGTAAAGTACAACAGATAAAGAATGATCCGGCAAAGTCGTTTTTCCCAATGTTCAGATCGTTTCTGGAGACTGTTTTTGATTTTGATCCGGGGCACCTTGAAATTATCCTGTCAGAAGAGTTTAAAGATGTATCGAAAGATTTTTTCTATCGTGCGCGTGCATTTGGCCCCGAATTAACACCGGAGGATATTTATCAGGGAATGAGAAATGTATGGATTATGAATGGCCTTCAGTTAATGGCTGAAAAACCGGTGACGATCACTCCTTCGGTTTTTGCCTATTCAATGATTTATCCGTACAGCGATAATTTACTTGATGATCCGGAGATTGATACTGATGAGAAACTAGCGTTTTCGGAACGTTTTGATCGCCGTTTAAGGGGTGTGCATGTTGAGGCTGTAAATCATACCGAACAGCAATTATTCCGCTTAATCAGCATGTTTGAGGAAGAGTTTCCTCGCGAGAATTTTCCTGAGGTGTATGAAAGTTTATATGCCATTCAACAGGGGCAAACCAATAGTCTGAAAATGATGGCAGACAACGGATTGTCTAATGATGAGATCTGTAACATTTGTTTTGAAAAAGGAGGAGCTTCAGTTCTGGCCGACGGTTACCTTGTAGCAGGAAAAATGAGCAGTGAACAGGAACAAGCGCTGTTCGGTTACGGAATTTATTTGCAATTGCTCGACGATATTCAGGATGTTCGGGAAGATTCATTGGCTTTTACTAAAACCATATTCTCCTGTTTAGAGGAAAAGGATTTGGGAAGATTTGTAAATAAAACCATTCATTTTGGGCGATTGGCTTTGGAAGAAATGCGCTGTTTTAGAGGTGTAAAAAGCGACAATTTTTTAGGCTTGATGAATCGGAGCATAGAAACCATGATTGTTGAATCGGTAGGTTTAAATCACACATGGTACAGCAAAACGTATTTGATAGAAATTGAAAAAGTCTCACCCTTACATTTCTCATATTTGCGAAAAAAACGCACACAAAGTAAGTCGCAACGATTTGCACTATTTCAAAAATATTTCGATTCGTCAAAATCCAAAATGGAAGTAAGTTAA
- a CDS encoding DUF6340 family protein, with protein MKNRPFFLLSFLMLVTASACNTLYNIKTIDIEIVEPSSMSISTEFRNIAIQYNNVNSSPNSYFNRYEEFGENKTEVENSDSIASHIYFENFIAKVNSQAFFDTLITLDEHDYSTVAVIDTIDYTPYFSEDSTSRKVLSPDQINVLNSGYFLKNSVKPVRTKNDSLIMHPQFGLYTPEQLQNIRNTTGADMLLSLDFFGALDGSYFDRRLEYANEQVTNWTQWSFYDLINMKYVLAYSKIDTVGWMEYAISQNKATTVLPPRNDAIYNAAEISAENYALTLVPHWVEVQRMYYNSGHVELQQADELVENGQWLEAAKLWRKQTKNENENIVAKCMFNLGLACEMEGDLEAALAWVVKSYHVFGQKNELHAQNSMEYIRLLSTRQADMKILERQFGE; from the coding sequence ATGAAAAACCGCCCATTTTTTTTACTCAGCTTTTTAATGCTGGTTACTGCTTCGGCTTGCAATACGTTATACAATATAAAAACAATCGACATCGAGATTGTTGAACCTTCATCAATGAGTATTTCAACTGAATTCAGAAATATTGCCATACAATATAACAACGTTAATTCGTCGCCAAACAGCTACTTTAACCGATACGAAGAATTTGGGGAAAATAAAACAGAAGTTGAAAACTCGGACAGTATCGCCTCGCACATTTATTTCGAAAACTTTATTGCAAAAGTTAACAGCCAGGCATTTTTTGATACTCTAATTACACTCGATGAACATGATTACTCAACAGTGGCCGTTATTGATACAATTGATTATACCCCATATTTTAGTGAAGATTCCACATCAAGAAAAGTTTTATCGCCCGATCAAATTAACGTATTAAATTCAGGATATTTTCTGAAAAACAGTGTAAAACCAGTTCGCACCAAAAACGATTCTTTAATTATGCATCCTCAATTTGGATTGTACACTCCTGAACAACTTCAAAACATTCGAAATACTACCGGTGCCGACATGTTGCTTTCACTGGATTTTTTTGGAGCACTGGATGGCAGTTATTTTGATCGCAGACTTGAGTACGCCAACGAACAAGTAACCAACTGGACACAATGGAGCTTTTACGATCTTATTAACATGAAATATGTGTTGGCTTATTCCAAGATCGATACCGTTGGCTGGATGGAATATGCCATAAGCCAAAACAAGGCAACCACTGTTCTGCCTCCCCGCAACGATGCTATTTACAACGCAGCAGAAATATCTGCAGAGAATTATGCTCTGACACTTGTTCCTCATTGGGTTGAAGTACAGCGGATGTATTACAATTCGGGACATGTGGAACTGCAACAAGCCGATGAGCTTGTAGAGAATGGACAATGGCTGGAAGCGGCAAAATTATGGCGAAAGCAAACCAAGAATGAGAACGAAAACATTGTCGCTAAATGTATGTTCAATTTAGGCCTGGCTTGTGAGATGGAAGGAGATTTGGAGGCCGCTTTAGCCTGGGTTGTAAAATCGTATCATGTATTCGGCCAAAAAAATGAACTTCATGCCCAAAATTCCATGGAATACATCAGGCTCTTAAGTACACGGCAAGCCGACATGAAAATTCTGGAAAGACAATTTGGAGAGTAG
- a CDS encoding CvfB family protein gives MAEIGKFNTLEILRETDNGVYLDGGEHGEILMPRKYVEDDMKEKGSAEVFVYTDSEDRLVATTEKPLATVGEFARLAVKAIAKYGAFLDWGLAKDLLVPFSEQRSKMQEGGSYWVYVYLDLLTNRVVASAKLHKFLDNTPPEYTKGQEVSLVILEETDLGYKAIINREHTGILYKNQVFRKLEIGSQTKGFIAKIRDDEKIDLLLEEPGYEKVDSISDKILAELEANGGFMAVSDKSSPEMIKAMFGISKKNFKKAIGGLYKKRLITFASDGIKMLKS, from the coding sequence ATGGCAGAAATAGGAAAATTTAATACCCTTGAGATTCTCAGGGAAACAGACAATGGTGTGTACCTCGATGGTGGGGAACATGGCGAGATTTTAATGCCCCGGAAATATGTTGAAGATGACATGAAAGAAAAGGGATCTGCCGAGGTTTTTGTATACACTGACTCGGAAGATCGCCTGGTGGCTACCACTGAAAAACCTTTGGCAACGGTTGGTGAATTTGCCCGTTTGGCAGTAAAAGCAATAGCCAAATATGGTGCATTTCTCGACTGGGGACTGGCAAAAGATTTGTTGGTGCCGTTTAGCGAGCAGCGTAGTAAAATGCAGGAAGGTGGCAGCTATTGGGTATACGTTTACCTCGACTTGCTAACTAACCGGGTTGTAGCATCGGCCAAGCTGCATAAATTTCTTGATAATACACCGCCGGAATACACTAAGGGGCAGGAAGTTAGTTTGGTGATTTTGGAAGAAACGGATTTGGGTTATAAAGCGATCATTAATCGGGAACATACCGGAATACTTTATAAAAACCAGGTGTTTCGTAAACTTGAAATTGGCAGCCAGACTAAGGGATTTATTGCAAAAATAAGAGATGATGAGAAAATAGATCTGCTTTTGGAAGAACCCGGTTACGAAAAAGTTGATTCAATTTCAGACAAGATACTGGCAGAACTGGAAGCAAATGGTGGTTTTATGGCTGTATCGGACAAATCGTCGCCGGAAATGATTAAAGCGATGTTTGGTATCAGCAAGAAAAACTTTAAGAAAGCGATAGGTGGATTGTATAAAAAACGACTGATTACTTTCGCTTCTGACGGGATTAAAATGTTAAAAAGCTAA